The following are encoded in a window of Nocardioides houyundeii genomic DNA:
- a CDS encoding DUF1294 domain-containing protein, translating into MPTRCGTSGSGGSSRGLYGADKAAAQQGRRRTPESTLHLIGLAGGWPGALIARQLFRHKTVKQPFSTIFWGTVAVNCGALACLWMVPTLSSLLAA; encoded by the coding sequence GTGCCGACCAGGTGCGGTACGTCGGGGTCGGGCGGCTCGAGTCGCGGGCTGTACGGCGCCGACAAGGCGGCGGCTCAGCAGGGCAGGCGACGAACCCCGGAGTCCACACTGCACCTGATCGGGCTGGCGGGCGGATGGCCGGGCGCGCTCATCGCGCGGCAGCTCTTCCGGCACAAGACGGTCAAGCAGCCGTTCAGCACGATCTTCTGGGGCACGGTCGCCGTCAACTGCGGGGCACTCGCCTGCCTCTGGATGGTCCCGACCCTCAGCTCCTTGCTCGCTGCGTGA
- a CDS encoding DMT family transporter gives MTLAGLGVLAFSFSFPATVWALDGLGPWTTTGGRGLLAGVLAGGALVGMRASRPSRVDWTGLVVVALGCVVGFPLLTTLALQTSTTAHSAVVIGCLPVATAAISSWRTGQRHSAVFWGAAGTGAAAVVLFTLSQNQGTPSGADLLLFAALALCAAGYAEGGRLAGHLPSWQVIAWAVVLAVPVNAAIALLAVQHEPVHLTGTALGGMLYVGAVSQFLGFVVWYRGMGLIGVARASQLQLAQPLFTVVWAVLLLGEHLPASVPVTGVVVLGCIAVTQRARS, from the coding sequence GTGACGCTGGCCGGACTGGGCGTGCTGGCCTTCTCCTTCAGCTTCCCCGCCACGGTGTGGGCGCTCGACGGCCTCGGGCCCTGGACGACGACCGGCGGGCGGGGCCTGCTGGCCGGGGTGCTGGCGGGTGGCGCACTCGTCGGGATGCGCGCATCCCGCCCGAGCCGCGTGGACTGGACCGGCCTGGTCGTGGTGGCGCTGGGATGCGTCGTGGGCTTCCCGCTGCTCACCACCCTGGCGCTCCAGACCTCCACCACGGCGCACTCCGCGGTGGTCATCGGATGCCTGCCCGTCGCCACCGCGGCCATCTCCTCCTGGCGCACCGGACAGCGACACTCGGCCGTGTTCTGGGGGGCGGCCGGCACCGGGGCGGCGGCGGTGGTCCTGTTCACCCTGTCCCAGAACCAGGGGACCCCGAGTGGTGCGGATCTGCTCCTGTTCGCCGCGCTGGCGCTGTGTGCGGCCGGCTACGCCGAAGGGGGACGTCTCGCGGGCCACCTGCCGAGCTGGCAGGTCATTGCCTGGGCTGTGGTCCTCGCGGTGCCGGTGAACGCCGCGATCGCGCTGCTCGCCGTGCAGCACGAGCCCGTGCACCTCACCGGGACCGCACTCGGCGGGATGCTCTACGTGGGAGCGGTGTCCCAGTTCCTTGGCTTCGTCGTGTGGTACCGAGGCATGGGCCTGATCGGGGTCGCCCGGGCCAGCCAGCTGCAGCTGGCGCAGCCCCTGTTCACCGTGGTGTGGGCCGTCCTGCTGCTCGGCGAGCACCTCCCGGCATCGGTCCCGGTGACGGGCGTGGTGGTCCTGGGGTGCATCGCCGTCACGCAGCGAGCAAGGAGCTGA
- a CDS encoding PPOX class F420-dependent oxidoreductase: MARTIATNNHVDLDGLLEFVRPRHRMLLITQRADGTPQASPVTGGVDDAGRLVISSYPERAKTRNARRRPQVDVVVVSDEWNGPWVQVSGTCEVLDATAGEEALDAFVEYFRNIAGEHSDWAEYRQAMLDQGKSLLRITPTTWGPVATGGFPASSA; this comes from the coding sequence ATGGCACGCACGATCGCCACCAACAACCACGTCGACCTCGACGGGCTGCTCGAGTTCGTCCGCCCTCGGCACCGGATGCTGCTGATCACGCAGCGCGCGGACGGGACCCCGCAGGCATCGCCGGTGACCGGCGGCGTGGACGACGCCGGCCGCCTGGTGATCTCCAGCTATCCCGAGCGCGCCAAGACCCGCAACGCACGACGGCGTCCCCAGGTCGACGTCGTGGTCGTCTCGGACGAGTGGAACGGCCCGTGGGTGCAGGTCTCCGGCACCTGCGAGGTCCTCGACGCCACGGCAGGCGAGGAAGCCCTGGACGCCTTCGTCGAGTACTTCCGCAACATCGCCGGGGAGCACTCCGACTGGGCGGAGTACCGCCAGGCGATGCTGGACCAGGGCAAGTCGCTGCTGCGCATCACGCCCACCACGTGGGGTCCCGTGGCCACCGGCGGCTTCCCGGCGTCCTCGGCCTGA
- a CDS encoding PLP-dependent aminotransferase family protein: MKHDSSAAGTLAEELAAEIEMLPEGRRVPSQRVLVRRFGASATTVAQALRLLTQRGLVETHPGSGTFRARTERPVASGDTSWQEAALELTEGLREGEGTRRFGGPGLADVLDAHGPDVIDLNGGYLHPELQPSQLLRAALTRAAKRVESWERPPAGGIPELRDWFARDIGGGLGRSDVLVCGAGQAALATTMRALAQPGDPVVVESPTYPGTMAAALAAGLRPVPVPLDAEGILPQHLDDALARARARVVVVQPRWHNPTGVSMSPGRRAEVRSIAKAHDAFVIEDDFVRHLDHADAPVPSAPMVADDADGTVVHIRSLTKATSPNLRIGGIAARGPVVDRLRAALLVDTILTPAPLQLAALEVVTSSGWRRHLTTLGVQLHERREIAARAAVDTFGEGCLPTAPRGGYHLWVALPRHTDGAALARRALTLGVAVTPGSNYYLPGTEPRPNLRLSYVATPSGADLESGIRRLRDLLPPS; the protein is encoded by the coding sequence ATGAAACACGATAGCAGCGCGGCCGGCACCCTGGCGGAGGAGCTCGCGGCAGAGATCGAGATGCTGCCGGAGGGCCGACGCGTGCCGTCGCAGCGCGTGCTGGTGCGCCGGTTCGGCGCGAGCGCCACCACGGTCGCCCAGGCGCTGCGACTGCTGACCCAGCGCGGACTGGTCGAGACACATCCCGGCTCCGGGACGTTTCGCGCCCGGACCGAACGCCCGGTCGCGTCGGGTGACACCTCCTGGCAGGAGGCCGCCCTCGAGCTCACCGAGGGACTCCGGGAGGGCGAGGGCACCCGCAGGTTCGGCGGTCCCGGCCTGGCCGACGTACTCGACGCACACGGGCCCGACGTGATCGACCTCAACGGCGGCTACCTGCACCCCGAGCTCCAACCGTCCCAGCTGCTCCGCGCGGCACTGACCCGGGCCGCCAAGCGGGTCGAGTCCTGGGAGCGGCCACCGGCCGGCGGGATCCCGGAGCTGCGCGACTGGTTCGCCCGCGACATCGGCGGAGGGCTCGGACGCAGCGACGTCCTGGTGTGCGGCGCCGGTCAGGCTGCCCTGGCCACGACGATGCGGGCACTCGCCCAGCCGGGCGACCCGGTGGTCGTGGAGTCCCCCACGTATCCGGGCACCATGGCGGCCGCCCTCGCCGCGGGCCTGAGACCCGTCCCGGTCCCGCTCGATGCGGAGGGGATCCTCCCTCAGCACCTCGACGACGCGCTGGCCCGAGCGCGAGCGCGGGTCGTCGTCGTCCAACCCAGGTGGCACAACCCCACCGGCGTCTCGATGAGCCCGGGCCGGCGCGCCGAGGTACGCAGCATCGCCAAGGCGCATGACGCCTTCGTGATCGAGGACGACTTCGTGCGGCACCTGGACCACGCCGACGCGCCGGTGCCGAGCGCGCCGATGGTCGCCGACGACGCGGACGGCACCGTGGTCCACATCCGATCCCTGACCAAGGCCACCTCGCCCAACCTCCGCATCGGGGGAATCGCGGCCCGTGGCCCCGTCGTCGACAGGCTGCGCGCCGCCCTGCTGGTCGACACCATCCTCACCCCCGCTCCCCTGCAGCTCGCGGCGCTCGAGGTGGTGACCTCCTCGGGCTGGCGCCGGCACCTCACGACGCTGGGCGTGCAGCTGCACGAGCGCCGCGAGATCGCGGCACGGGCCGCCGTGGACACGTTCGGCGAGGGCTGTCTGCCCACCGCGCCGCGCGGCGGCTACCACCTCTGGGTCGCCCTGCCGCGGCACACCGACGGAGCGGCCCTGGCCCGCCGGGCGCTGACCCTGGGCGTCGCCGTCACTCCCGGGTCCAACTACTACCTGCCCGGCACCGAGCCCCGTCCCAACCTGCGGTTGAGCTACGTGGCCACGCCCAGCGGCGCGGACCTCGAGAGCGGCATCCGCCGCTTGCGCGACCTGCTCCCGCCCTCCTGA